A part of Amphiprion ocellaris isolate individual 3 ecotype Okinawa chromosome 16, ASM2253959v1, whole genome shotgun sequence genomic DNA contains:
- the comtd1 gene encoding catechol O-methyltransferase domain-containing protein 1 produces the protein MSSLTKPRAQDTMAADVKMLFCVGLIVVLTGVGKSALIGKTHGSGGEDLVLQYVVNNSLREHPVLTKLRLRTLQDQWSIMMVSSDQAQFMANLIRLINATKAIEIGMYTGYNALSMALAMPENGRVVACEIQDSYINIAKPFFKEAGVENKIDIQHQTAMKTLNELIAAGEAGTYDFVFIDADKGNYDNYYEKSLELIRKGGVIAIDNVLWSGKVVNPAPSDQTSQSLDALNKKLHKDQRIDLSMLTVGDGLTLAIKR, from the exons ATGTCTTCTTTGACGAAGCCCAGAGCTCAGGACACAATGGCTGCTGACgttaaaatgcttttctgtgTCGGACTTATTGTTGTATTAACTG GTGTGGGGAAGTCTGCTTTAATTGGGAAGACCCACGGTTCAGGAGGGGAAGATCTTGTGCTGCAGTATGTAGTCAACAACTCACTGAGGGAGCATCCAGTCCTCACCAAACTCAGACTG AGGACCCTGCAAGACCAGTGGAGCATCATGATGGTTTCCAGTGACCAAGCCCAGTTTATGGCAAATCTCATTAGACTGATTAATGCCACTAAAGCTATTGAAATTG GGATGTACACGGGGTATAATGCACTAAGTATGGCTTTGGCCATGCCGGAGAATGGACGTGTTGTAGCTTGTGAAATACAGGACTCCTACATCAACATCGCcaaaccattttttaaagag GCTGGAGTTGAAAATAAGATAGATATACAACATCAAACTGCCATGAAGACCCTTA ATGAACTGATAGCAGCCGGAGAAGCTGGGACGTATGACTTTGTGTTCATCGATGCTGATAAAGGCAATTATGACAATTACTATGAAAAGTCCCTGGAGCTCATACGAAAAGGAGGCGTTATCGCGATTGACAAT GTGCTGTGGAGCGGAAAGGTTGTGAATCCTGCTCCCAGTGACCAGACCTCTCAGAGTCTGGATGCTCTCAATAAGAAGCTGCACAAGGACCAGAGGATTGATCTGAGCATGCTCACTGTGGGAGATGGGCTGACCCTTGCCATTAAACGTTAA